CTCATTAGGATAAAAGTAAAATTATGAATAATGCTTATAATCTGCTGAAATCATACCTTAGTTTCTGCAAGATAAAAGAGAAGGCTAAAACCAACAATCATATAGACCTCAGTGGTGAGAAATGGTTATATCCCACGGAATTACTGCCAATTGCAGTCTTACTAACAGAAACACCAACCACTAAAGTTTCACTACCTAAGGACATTGAAGTGTCAGGTTATTTTAAGTATATAACTGAAGGCTATAGATATCACTCGCCATCGAAAACAACATTACCTATGCTGAGGGTCCCAATTAGTGAAATAGAAAGAGACAAAATGACTGACAGATTACTAGAAATCGAAAATGGCGACTTAGTAGGTGGTAGAAATGCGTTTGGATATGTCATTAGTGAATTGATATCAAATGTATATCAACACTCAGAATTTAGTGTTGCCTATATTATGGCACAGAAATATAACCATTTAAGACTTCTTGAGCTTTGTGTCGTGGATAATGGTATTTCAATCCCAGAAAGTTTAAGAAAGGCAGGTTATAATTTCAATACGGATGAAAAGGCAATTGGTGAGGCAGTTATCCACGGGGCATCCTCAAAAAAATCACAAGAAGGAAGAGGACATGGGTTTAGATCAATTGTCAAGTTATTGGTAGAAGGTCTGGGTGGCTATGGTATTATTGTCTCAGGAAATGGCGCTATAGGACTGGATTATCCTAAGAAAACTTTATACAGGTTACCGTCCTAAAGGGACTTTAGTCAGTATAAGAATGCCTTTCACGGAAAGGAATGTGGATATATATGAATATGTGGAGTATTAATGTGGGTGAAAAAATAGCAAAATTTCCTGCTCTGAGGGAGAGTGCAGACTCCATCTTTAAGTATATAGAGGAAGCTGATTATGACAGGTTGAGACTTGACTTCTCTAGCGTAGAATTCGTCTCAGCCTCCTTTGCTCACCAGCTAATAAGCAATATTAAAAACTCAAAGAAGACTATTAAGCTTGTCGGTATGAATAAAGATGTAAAGCGGATGTTTAAGATAGTCAAAAATCGTCTGGCGAAAGGTAGTACGGCACCGTATAAATCTAGTGAAGAGTTGCCAGTTGTGACTATCGAGGCATTGTGAGTTTATTCTGGCGGGGAGTATCCTTTAAAAAATACTTTTCCTTTCAGATTTTCTATTATTTTTACAACCTTCGTGTAATTGATGGTAATAGTCGCAGTATGTGTTATATGCAAAAGATTTCGCCAGACTTTAAGTATTGATGCATACCTTATTGGTATGAAGCTTAACAGTGTTGAGGTCGCCTCGTTCCTTATGTCGAATGAGCCACTTAATTTTCTCTGGAGTATCTGGCTATGCATCCTTTATAAAAACAATGGGGAAATAGTTTCAGGATAGCACATTTTGTTAACCGACTTTACTTCTGGTTTGGCTTCGAAGTCTTTATCTCGTGAACAATCTCAAGTATTACTTACTAATGTAAAAATGTTAAAGGAGGTAGTGGTTATATGGGTGATATCGTCGTTTATAAAGAGTTTCCAAAATTGTATAAGAATAAAGATGAATTTCTCAGAGATGCGTATGAGGCAATAGCAATCTTAAAGCCTGAGAAAAAAATAGAATTTGCTATTTGGCTCTACAAAGAAGGTATAGTATCACTTGAAAGAGCTTCTGAAATAGCTGGATTAAGCCTCTTTGAATTTAAAGAAGTTCTCAAGGTTAAAGGAATAAAAATTGAGATTGATGATATATGATAATATTTGATACAAATATATTAAGTATTTTTGCAAAAATAGACAATTTAAACCTTCTATTAAGGATTTCTAATGAAATGTTGATAGTTCCAGAGGTCAAAAGAGAAATAATAGTTCCTTTAGAATATGGAAAAGATTGGCCTGATAAAATACTTAGTATCTCAAAGACAATATATGTGAATGAAGAAGAGCAGAAGCTTTTTGAAAAATTTTTATCAGAAACAAGAAGACTCGGAAGAGGGGAATTGCAGGCTATAGTAGTATGTAAGGTCAGAGGTTATATATTTTGTTCTTTTGATAGGGTAGCACTCAACTTTGCAAGAAAGGTTGGTGTGAAATGTATGAACCTTTACGATGTCTTTAGAGAGTTCCTTAAATCTGAAATATTAAATAGGAAGGAGTTAATTAATTTAATGAGAGAAATCGAAGAAAAAGATAACATAAAGTTTAAAAATATAGAGAAAAATCTTTAAAATATACTGAGTTATTGTTATATGATAGCCTCGGATTTTAGAAAGATAATAAGCCAGTGCTGATAGAAATTCTTGATGCAGGTGAATTCATATCCGGGGTGACAAAAATATTTATGAAGACTGAAGATAGAGAAGCAGTAGAAATTCAAGATAGAATAAGGGAAAAGGCGGGAAACTGGCAGGCTTCAGAGCAAATTAGAAAATGGCGTGACATGATATCCCCGATGAGCTGATTCACTTCAGGTATTAAAAGGCAGTCAAGAAAGATTATTGAGAAGATGTGGTGTTTGCCTGCTGTTCACTTAACTTTTTCAAGATATCTTGCTATGAACCTGGCAAACTCGCTTAAATCCTCCAGATTATTCTGTAGATAATCGTAGAGCCTGTCTACATCCACATCTTCATACATATGAACAAGTATATTCCTGAGACCTGCCGCCCTGGCAAAACGCTCAGCAAAGTCCGCTGGTATAATCTGGTGTTTTCCAAGTATCAGTATAACACTCCTGTAATCCTCTGGTTTTTCAAAGCCCTTTGCGGAGATTATAATCTCGCCGATATCCAGGGCAGATTCTATGGCAAGTTGAAAATTCCTCTCTATAGCAGACCTCAACTCATAGTTCTCTTCCAGCTCTTCACTTGTTATTGATCTACGAGATCTCAAAAAATCAACATACCTCTTCATGTTTCTAAGCTTTCTTGAGATTTTCTCCTTCTCATCCATAATTCCACCTAAATTCCTTTCTCGGCAACCTTTTCAAGGAACCGGGCTGCCGCCCTTTTTTCATAATATCTCCTGTCAAGATACCTGGATAACACTCCATGCTCAAAATCTATCTTCTCTGCCTCATCTCTGACAAATATGGGGTAGTTTGCCTTGATAATCTCGTAATTGAGTGAGAGAGGCGCATCGTTTATAATTACCAGATCCACCCCATCTGTTTTTAAGATTTCAGTTATACCGCTTATTAACTCTAATTGCAGGTCAAATCTCTCTTTTTTATCCAGTGAGTCATCGAGTAAAACGGCTACATCAACATCGCTAAGTTTCCCTTCCTCTCCTCTGGCTACAGATCCGAAAAGATATGCAAGCTTGACATGCCCCTGCTTACTTAGAAACTCCACAAGCTTATTCTGCTCAGGGATTAATACCTTTTTCATTTTCAATCATCCCTTTAAATGGTAGTTTAAGATACCATATAATACTTATGGCTTATTACCAGAAAGATGGAAGAGCTTGTGAAGTTTCTTGTAAAATACCGGGAAAAAGAGGAGAGCCTTGAAAATTGAAAGAAAGATTAAAAACACTCTTAAGAAGATTTATAGAAAATGAAAATCTCAGTTATACCATGCATGAACAGACCCTGATTGAAGTCCATGGTGAATTGCCTGAAATGAATGCAAAAAATCGATGGGTCTGGTGATAAAAGTGGCTGAAAAGCTCAGTTCTGGAAAAATGAAATGCAGCAAAAATAGTT
The nucleotide sequence above comes from archaeon BMS3Bbin15. Encoded proteins:
- a CDS encoding nucleotidyltransferase domain protein, coding for MKKVLIPEQNKLVEFLSKQGHVKLAYLFGSVARGEEGKLSDVDVAVLLDDSLDKKERFDLQLELISGITEILKTDGVDLVIINDAPLSLNYEIIKANYPIFVRDEAEKIDFEHGVLSRYLDRRYYEKRAAARFLEKVAEKGI